The proteins below come from a single Larimichthys crocea isolate SSNF chromosome II, L_crocea_2.0, whole genome shotgun sequence genomic window:
- the LOC104917749 gene encoding guanine nucleotide-binding protein G(I)/G(S)/G(O) subunit gamma-5, translated as MSGSSNLVAMKKVVQQLRFEASIPRVKVSQAAADLQQFCMQHAMQDPLLTGVSSSTNPFRPQKVCSFL; from the exons ATGTCGGGCTCCTCTAATCTTGTAGCCATGAAAAAAGTCGTACAGCAGCTCCGTTTCGAGGCGAGCATACCCAGAGTGAAg GTCTCCCAGGCAGCGGCAGACCTTCAGCAGTTTTGCATGCAGCACGCCATGCAGGACCCTCTGCTGACCGGCGTGTCCTCCAGCACCAACCCTTTCAGGCCGCAGAAAGTCTGCTCCTTCTTGTGA
- the fuz gene encoding protein fuzzy homolog, translating to MMMLQDGSTQLLCLTASSGVPLFTRGASKQLPFSVIGSLNGVHMFGGGQGVVLSCCETEDGGKVVWRVFHDSVMLIAVAAGGQGGAGRSSSSSSKEVEARLQRLLENVWSCMVLVLGQDELANVRNVERLKRDLRSCFGLIDQLLEDRHEGILGNLTHCADSLLPPNPALLQDAVQGFAQAADSEFGCLVVHGRIAAATEKWWRLAPQEVVLLSALMRFLSASGSSSCDYPVFLPHGSPTVAHRLLRFHLLPGADVCVLCGPTPSLHRAESGLVVRFWTPLVETLRDCLAVGERCLPGSVSLRPDVLALLLINRETRRSVSCVRTSTNHPPGHPPLPSKTRCWELLKLFYIFSTTRYFTQEETLCVSPEERAQRGNTEDFVLGFSHQPLQCYLVSEECKSYGLQTPQHQLFLLIPLSVPTFALRTVATQTLSDIVTATGF from the coding sequence ATGATGATGCTCCAGGATGGGTCCACGCAGCTCCTCTGCCTCACAGCCAGCAGTGGGGTCCCTCTGTTCACGAGAGGAGCCTCCAAACAGCTGCCCTTCTCTGTCATCGGCTCCCTGAACGGTGTCCACATGTTCGGGGGTGGTCAGGGAGTAGTGCTGTCCTGCTGTGAGACTGAAGATGGGGGTAAGGTGGTGTGGAGAGTTTTCCACGACAGCGTGATGCTCATCGCCGTGGCTGCAGGTGGACAAGGTGGTGCaggcaggagcagcagcagcagcagcaaagaggTGGAGGCTCGTTTACAACGCCTCCTGGAGAATGTGTGGAGCTGCATGGTGCTGGTGTTGGGGCAGGATGAGCTGGCCAATGTCAGGAATGTTGAGAGGTTGAAGAGGGACTTGAGGTCCTGCTTCGGCCTCATTGATCAGCTGTTGGAGGACAGGCATGAGGGCATCCTGGGTAACCTGACACACTGCGCTGATTCCCTGCTGCCCCCTAACCCCGCTCTTCTCCAAGATGCCGTGCAAGGCTTTGCCCAGGCTGCGGACAGTGAATTCGGCTGCCTCGTCGTCCACGGGCGGATAGCTGCAGCAACAGAGAAGTGGTGGCGCCTAGCACCTCAGGAGGTCGTGCTGCTCTCCGCTCTCATGCGATTTCTCTCAGCTTCTGGATCATCCTCTTGTGATTACCCAGTTTTCCTTCCTCATGGCAGCCCCACCGTGGCCCACCGCCTGCTCCGCTTCCACCTGCTACCTGGGGCGGACGTTTGCGTGCTGTGTGGTCCAACCCCTTCACTGCACAGAGCTGAGAGTGGGCTTGTCGTTCGTTTCTGGACGCCTCTGGTGGAGACCCTGAGGGACTGCCTGGCTGTTGGAGAGCGCTGCTTACCGGGATCTGTATCCCTGCGCCCCGATGTGCTGGCACTTCTTCTCATCAACCGTGAAACCCGTCGATCAGTCTCCTGTGTGCGGACTTCCACTAATCATCCACCTGGTCACCCTCCATTACCCTCAAAGACTCGCTGTTGGGAGCTACTAAAGCTCTTCTACATCTTCAGCACAACGCGCTACTTCACCCAGGAGGAGACTTTGTGCGTCTCCCCAGAGGAGAGGGCTCAGAGAGGCAACACTGAAGACTTCGTCCTCGGGTTCTCCCACCAGCCACTACAGTGCTATCTAGTTTCAGAAGAGTGCAAAAGCTATGGACTTCAGACACCACAGCACCAGCTCTTCCTGCTCATCCCACTGTCAGTGCCCACCTTTGCACTGCGTACGGTGGCCACACAGACCCTGTCTGATATAGTTACAGCCACTGGGTTTTAA